A window of Solidesulfovibrio fructosivorans JJ] genomic DNA:
GCCATTCTCCTTGCTGTCAAACCGGCCGGGCCGGGTTCGGGCTTTCTTGCGTCTTACGGTTCCCGTGTCGCCACTGTGCCTTAGGCCGGTTGCTTGCGGGCGTACTTGGCCAGAAGGAAGATGTCGATGACCGCAAGCAGGATGTAGACCACGAAGAAGGCGACCAGGCTGATGGCGACCTGGGAGGTGGCCAGGGGAGAAACGGCGTCCTTGGTGCGCATGAGGCCATAGACGATCCAGGGCTGGCGTCCGACCTCGGCCACGGCCCAACCGGCTTGCAGGGCGAGGTAGGGGACGGGGATGCACCAGACGAAGAGCTTGAGCAGCTTGGTCGAGCTTTCCGCCGGCTGATGGCGGGCGATAAAGGCCAGGATGGCCACGATGATCATCAGCGTGCCGAGCCCCACCATGAGGCGGAAGGCGGTGAAGGTCAGGGTGACGGGGGGGCGGTCCTGCTTGGGGAAGTCTTTCAAGCCCTTGACCACGGCCGAGGGGTTGTTGAAGGCCATGATGCTTAAGATGCTCGGGATCTTGCCGAACTGGACGCTGTTGCCCTCGTTCTCGGGATCGGGAACCTGGACGAGGTACATGGGGGCGTTGGCCTGGGTTTCCCAGTGGGATTCCATGGCCGCGAGCTTGGCCGGCTGGGCTTCGGCCACGATGTTGCCCTGCCGGTGGCCGACCAGGGCCACGGCCAGGGCGAAGATCAGGGCGAAGGCCGCGCCGATGCGGAAGGACTTGGTGAAAAAGTCGACGTTTTGCTTGCGCAGCAGGTGCCAGGCCGACACGCCCACTACAAAGAAGCCGCCCAGGGCCCAGGCGCCGGTGACGGTGTGGAAAAATTCGTTCCAGGCGTAGCCGTTGGTGACGACGTCGGTGAAGCTGGCCAGTTCGGCCCGGCCGTTCTGGATCACGTAGCCGACAGGGTGCTGCATGAAGCCGTTGGCCAAAATGATCCACAGGGCCGACAGGTTGGCGGCGAAGGCCACGATCCAGATGCAGGTGGCGTGGAACTTGGGCGAGAGCTTTTTCCAGCCGAAGACCCAGACAGCGATGAAGGTGGATTCCAGAAAAAAGGCCGCCGTGGCCTCGATGGCCAGAAGCGAGCCGAAGATGTCGCCGACGTATGTCGAATAGCGCGACCAGTTGGTGCCGAATTGAAATTCCAGGGTGATGCCCGTGACCACGCCCAGGGCGAAGTTGATCAGGAACAGCCGGCCCCAGAATTTGGCCATTTTCTTGTACGTTTCGT
This region includes:
- a CDS encoding cytochrome ubiquinol oxidase subunit I, with the translated sequence MDVLLLSRLQFAFATFIHFIFVPLTLGLSFIVAVMETKYVRTGDETYKKMAKFWGRLFLINFALGVVTGITLEFQFGTNWSRYSTYVGDIFGSLLAIEATAAFFLESTFIAVWVFGWKKLSPKFHATCIWIVAFAANLSALWIILANGFMQHPVGYVIQNGRAELASFTDVVTNGYAWNEFFHTVTGAWALGGFFVVGVSAWHLLRKQNVDFFTKSFRIGAAFALIFALAVALVGHRQGNIVAEAQPAKLAAMESHWETQANAPMYLVQVPDPENEGNSVQFGKIPSILSIMAFNNPSAVVKGLKDFPKQDRPPVTLTFTAFRLMVGLGTLMIIVAILAFIARHQPAESSTKLLKLFVWCIPVPYLALQAGWAVAEVGRQPWIVYGLMRTKDAVSPLATSQVAISLVAFFVVYILLAVIDIFLLAKYARKQPA